TTGTAATAAAGTAAATTTTGTCCACTTAAAATTAGCAGAAGCAcctatttaattattttaaactttaatatattttagtaatttttatatttgtgcTCCTACTGACTGAAACTAATCTCAATTGAAATTTAACTTGGCTATAATCATGAGATGCATTTAATGAATTTGCCAATTCCTATACTGTAAATAAAATTTGTCCACTTAAAATTAGGTAACTTAAGAcctattattatatttgaataataattttctaattagaaaTATTAATGCAGATTTTAAACCCGTAACAAAGCACGGGTAATATTGGCTAGTATACTAAGATAACTAATAACTTCCGCCATgtattcaacaaaaaaaaaactgtcaCCATGTCAAGGTGATACTTACGGAGACTGATTTGATATAGGAGAATGTGTTATTAACTTGTCTAGAGATACGGAAAGTCTAATATGACCCGATGTTATGTGACACCGGAATCATGACCATCCATCACGCGTGGGCCCCACAGATGAACGGATGGGATGACCGTGCGTCATATGACACATAGTCATGTTAGACTTTTCGCTAGAGATAAAGAAACATTTCTGGCTCGATTTATTttgatcttttatttttattttcaatgtaTATCTTTCATTGTCACAAAAGTCCCACTGGCCCTTCCCTACCTTCACTTTCCCATGTCTCCATTCAATATGTACAGTTCAGCTCGGTTTTCATTCGAGTCAAAAAGGCTTAAACTTTAGAAAACATCATCAGTTAGGTTTCAATGTAAAGAGGAACTGCCTTTGCATGATTGCTTTTACAGCAATTCAAAGGGATAAAGCCAACCAAGAAAACAaccaacaacaataatatatagtaATAGTAATTGCAGGAGGAAATTTCGTAGTGGTCCTCAAGTTAACTgtgcttttctatttttgtcctTGATTAGTATTTTATCTGatgcaataaaataaaaatcctaatatctaataaataagCATAAATAGTCACAACTGTCGAACCCGAAACCTCTGATTTATCAATGAATGAATGCGCGACTGCCTAATATACTCTTTGATCGAACCTTGACTTGTATTTCAGAAACAAATACATAAAACAAGAATTTTTTGTGGCCCCTGAACCTTAATTCAATGTCATTTGCCCCTCCCAGGCTAGGCTTCAGCCGCGCGCGCCCCCAActccaccccccccccccccccccccccccccccccccccccaaagtTAGACTGATGACTACAAGTGAgttcaataataaatatagaaatCTTTGTTTCTTATTTGCTCATTCCAAGAGTCTTGAATCTAAAAGCTAAAACTCGGAACACTAACGTGTTATCACCGAACTACCACCTCTTCGGTAGGTTACAGTAGGCCTTGATGCTATGGGAATAAGAATTAATGAGGAAAGGTTTTCCTTTCGCTTTTTGTTCGTGAGACTATAAGATATTCGAATCATTAATTTCAACCCTTTATATTAAAGTAAAATTCAGCTTGTCGTTAAATAACGTCGTTATGATGATGTAGAACGCTTTTTTTTCATGTAATTGTTTGTCAGTCATGTCTTAgttgttattttctttattttgaaaaaccTTTCATTTGATGGTAGTAGTAGAAAGATAACTAATGGCTCTACAAGGCAAATAAATAGAAGGACCGAGAGAGAAAAGTCGTGTAAGTTCGAACATGAAAATTGCCTAAAAGAAGAATGGGGGACCAAACCTGGAAAGtaagaaaagtttgaggaccaaTCATGCCAATAACCCTAATTCACATTGATCAATGAACGCAAGTGGGTCTAGTAGTATTAGGAGGGGTCCCATATGAATGAGAGCTGTGGCTCTGAATTCACCTCTCTTGGTCTTCAAAAATCACCCGCCCTAATTAACTGACCATTGACTTAGGATGATTGcaatcattcaattcatttgGGTAAAAGCCATAAATGACATCTCATCGAGAGTTAGCCAATGAGGGCAAGTTAGTTCCCGAGCACGACTCCTTATCGCACTCTGGTCAACCTTCTGATGCTTAAACTCCTTATCGTAATCCTCCGGCAAGAGATGAAGATAAACCCACTCCACGTACACTCAACAGTCCAAAAAGTATCATCTCCTAAGTCGTACCCATAATGGACAAACTTTCTTTTAACTTTAGTAAAGCCGGACTCCCGAATTCCGGAATTCAGCTCCGGATTTGTTGCGAAACCTTATACGGTCGATATGCTACATGATAAGTTTAAAAGTGCTGATTGAGAGTGCAGACTGACCatgagaaggaggaggagagattGGGGCAAAAAATCtggggaaagaaagaaaaggaaagaaaagcaGAAGAGTGAATCCAAAGCAAGTAAAGCACttggaattttcttcattgatGGCCTCCCTTGGCATCATTCTCCCACTCAGAAAGACAACAAAGAGTCAAAAAGATTCCTTGCCCTTTCCTCTACTCTTTCCTCGACAGCTATCCCCTCAAAGTCCACATGATACTGTAATTTCCATCAACCCCAccaacaaaattaatttttttttaaaaaaaaaaaaaactcttttaaCATCTTTTCTCCATTGCCCTTCATCAGCTATGCAATCTCCCTCAATTTCTCATTTATTGCAGAGAAGCAAGAAAAACTGAGCCCGAGAGTTTCAATCTCAGACTCCTCAGTCATATTAATTCCTTCTTGCATTTATTGAGAGGACAGATTGCAAGATATGGGAAGGAAATTGATTCCTTCCCCGGACAGTTTGAATGACCCTAAAACCACATTGGTTCCAATCAACAGATCACCATTAGTCTAACCAAATCTTCACCAAAACTGTCCAACCCAAGTAGAATTGAACCAAAAGCTGCAAACTTTCAGGAATGCATATGCAAAATTGATATGGTAAATGGAGAAGCAGAGCAAGAAACAAATTCAATTGAAgcaatgatttttttctattttctcatTTCTTGATTTCAAGCATTCCCCACATTACAAATCCCACCTCTCACtctcttcctcatcatcaATCATCGCTAATCACGAGCAGcaaacagcagcagcaggagcaacagcaacaacaacaacaataattgGAAAAATCCTTACAAAAATTAGAGcttctttttcttgataattaattaatagtaaTATTATTTACCTGAACCGAGCACACAACTCATTCTAATTAGAAGGGGAAGACCCCGAAACTCTCGGCGACGAGAGCGGGAACAGGGGCAGCAGCCGGGGCTCGGGATCCCGAGGGGTGGAGGCGGGCGAAGGGTGCAAGAAGAACCCCTTTTCTCGTATCGCCTTCTCCTCCGCCTCGGGGTCCAAACTCGGGCTCTCGGCGAGGCTATCGTACGGAGGCCTCGGCGATCGGGCGAACGGGTCGTGGGTCAGAGGCGTTACCGGGCTGAGCACGAGGGCGGGGAAGTCGAGAATGCTCGGAGAGAGGATCTCGGGGTTACGGGGCGACGCGCCCGATCCCAGCTGGCCCGGGAAGGGCCCCAGCGGGTTGATCTTGAGGCTCTTGAGGGAATTCCGCCGCTCGTAGAGCTTGAATCCGGACCCGGATCCGGATTTCTTGGGGATGGTCTTGATGGGCGGGATGCTGTGGTGGTGGTGCTTGGCGGGCGGCTGCTGCTGCAGCTGCTGCGTTGGCGGCGACGGTTGGTCGGGTTTGGAGGACCCGGTGAGCATCTGGACGACCTGCTTGAAGGAGGAGGTGTCAGCCTGGACAAAGGTGGTCGGGTACGGGTTGGCGGGTTCGGATCGGGTCACGGGGCGAGGGGAGCACTGCTGTGGGTGGCCGTTCTGGTTGGGCGGGCCGTTAGGGTTAGGGTTGCCAGGGGCTGtgttggtggtggtggtggtggtgctGGAGCTGCTGGTGGAGCTGTGGCTGGTCGGGGATGGGAGCAGCGACGTCGGGCTGGCACTTTCATGGTGGCTCTGCGACACCTCCATTGATGGGTCTCAGAGCTCCAACAGAGACCAAGAAGACGAAGaaaaaggggagagagagagagagagagagagagagagagaggtgagaGTGAAACAATGGAGGGGCTTTTGGTTTTGGGTTGGTGAAAGAGTCTGAAAACTGAAGAGGGGTCgtgtttttcttcttcttttttcctttttttatgattttagaattaaggagaattaaaatttaattttaattaatttttaatgaacGTGTCgttaatttatgaaaaaaatatgaaaaataataaatagtaagataatttaatattaaaaattgaattgaattattaaaaaatgaaaaaaatgaaaaaaataataattatattgttaatttttattgtataatgagtagaattaaaattttaaaaatataactcACAAAAGTCAAACAAAGTATgacttttcaaaatcaaagcAGTCGGCTTATTAAACATAAAACACGTAAATTTAAGttgaatcaaaataaaacagaaCAAATGACGAACTACTCGACCAAATCCGATTTGAGTATTTGTTGTTGTGGACGTCACACTCTCTGGATTGTTGAGTACGCGCGCTTTCGAGCGCGTGGAGTGCACGGGCCAATGGGTGAGTAGTCAAGTTTGGACTCTAGGTCAACGCGGAGGAGTGGACTAGTTCTTTGCGAAACTGGGCTAGCTTTTCCTTTATGAGGAAGGGGGCCCCTAAGGGGGCCTAAAACTTCAATTTACAAATTTGCCTaccaaaaatgaaatgaaatccACCACTTtcttcaccaaaaaaaaaaaaaaaaacagagattGCCATTATTTCTgccaatatttttcattttaacttaaaaaatCACAACATTTACTTCCGTTCTCATATCTATCAATTCATTAATTATGTTGTCAAAATTATTGATGTGACCATTAATGGCGCATATGTGACAGACGATTGTTGGCGTGGATGGCATACCCAAActtttttacttgaaaaatcacataatttgattcaattttacatctaccaaaatattaataattttaaaaaaccaTATAACTTGCTTATGTTTCCACATCTATCAAAATATGgcttcttttaaaaattacaggTATTAAAATGTTGTTTCTTTAaatgattataagtttgaAGTAGGGACttatatgtttgtatgttgatttaaatgttaaaagaatttttaacaGAAAAATGTTAAAACGGTTACAAGCTTGTCATTTGCAAATCAAAAGAATACTCATATTTGTTATCACATTAAGTAATACTAGTTGTGGAGCCGTGCATTACACAACATTAAACGTGATTGTTTTTCCgcaaattttattatataaaatatgtgctataagtttttaaaaatagtaaTTTACAATCAATAATAGTATAATATTAGACATATAAGACTaatgataatttaatttcacgtataagatatgaaaaattacataaaagaaGATAACTCAATATAAGTATTGAAAAATCCAACGTTATCAAGATAACGCATAAACTGCATGCATGcccaaaattgaagaaatataATGGTAGCAATATTTTTCAGTCAGATCGATCACAGTTTATGTGGTACATTCACTGATAGcatatacataataaaatatagataGTACATTATATCTTTatctataataaaatatgatttgatttgctttttgaaaattaaaaatataacacatcatatctataaaaaataaatctatatctatatgtttaaaaaatttagaattcGTTTatgaaaaaactcaaaatccaagaaaataaCAGTCGGTCCTAaaaatctaaatatatatattttaaaaataaaatttaaaatagtttttctaaataaaaaaatatatgaggaAGTAATGATCGatcccacaaatctatatttagttgttttaaaaattaattagaaaattcaaaaaataaagaaaaaactcaaaaaatcgagaaaagaaTAAACGGTCCCACTTATCTAAATCtgtatatttttaaaaattcaaaatttttttaggaaatgctaaaaaatttgaaaaaatttcactCGAAAACGAAGTATTCTGGAACCAACTGGTTGGGCCCACCTTGATcctgctttcatatatatatatatatataaaagaactTATACATATTTTAATGCAAAAACAATAATCAGAACAAAATAACCATTCCAATAGAACTTGTGTCCAACAAATTAAACCATGCCAAAAATTTATAGATGTTAATGTCCACAAATTTGGCTGGAATGATTGTTTAGGCGTGGTTATTATCTTAgcaatataatatatctaaGTTCATATATTACTTAAGGTAAAAATAGATATGGGTACCCCTTTGATTTACTAATGgaaaatttgtaattattctaACACTTCTTTTctgttaaaaaatatttttaacattcaaatcaatatacagatatataaattcgtaattcaaacttataatcatttaaagaaatcatattttgatcgatttgattttgaaagaattcatattttggtagataTGGGAATATAAACAAACTATTTGATTTCttaaaattattgatatttCGGTAAATGTGAGAAAAGAAGCAAATTATGTGATTTTTCAGGTTAAAAAGTTTGGGCATGCTATTCAATGTTAGCAGTGGTCTACATATAAGCATCGTCAACGGCAACGTCAGCAATTTCGACGGCACAATTAACGGATTTATATATCTAGAAATGGAAGCaaattttgtgatttttcagGTCAAAAAAATTGGTAGATATGAGAATTTTAggaaattaattgaattttcatgCTTTTAAGTTTTAACCCTAATAAGATCTTGCTTTATTATGGCTCAATAGGCAAAACGTGAACATTCGTCTTAGCGTCATGGGAATATATTTATGGATTGCCAAATGCTATTATACTTACTAACTCGACCCAATTTGTAACATGGAATCGCTATGTGGCCCATACTTACttaagttctttttttttttttcggtgataaACTTAAGTTCTTTTTGGTTACTTCCTCCTTTCCATTATGGTTTTCTTTGCAATGTTTCACTTCAAAAGAATTCATTTTGGACAATCACCCTATGGGTGTTCCTGTATTTATGCAGTCACCTTTCTCACGACGAATTCGCTTCTATATTAATCACCGTATGACTAATTAGACTATTTCAAAAAGACAACCCCAACCATACGGTCTCTAACAAAACATGGGTACTGTATAAAAGACTAAGCGAAATTTTCACTGAGAGGATTGAACATACATTTGAGATTAAAGGTCAGTGGGAATGTGGTGACTGGTAGACATAAGAAGCATGATTTTTTGCACTGCACATTATTGTTTCTCAACTCTTTTCAACATAAAATTCAGTGTTTTCGAATCTATTacgttgtcagcaccccgttttgATCCACCGTCTTTCTACATTCCTCAATTATTGAGGAAGTCATCTCTGATTATTGCTCGATCCATTcactaattttgaaattgagacatttccttaatttaactccaattttgatttttttagaaaagaaagaaaaaaaagagaaaaaactTTGCGGGACATTTTCGGACTTTACATGCATCGAtttgattttcaaaatccgGAATGAATCTTgaggccaaaaaaataaatttttgtataattttgatcattgaatttttcaaaatacaaaAGTGATCCTAGATTATTTTTCGGATATTCAATTGTTAAAAcaagaatttcaaaaataattgagCAATTACGATCGACGAGTGTCGAAGGCTTGATATCGATTTTTATCGAGATTCGATCTCTGTCAATGCGAGTTGAAATTTTCATAGAGCCgattatttttcgaatttcttaatttcaaatttctcaTTCGAAAAATATTAAACGGATACCGAGGAATTGAATTCCGATTGAACGCCCGTacgaataataataataataataataataaaaggacaaaagaaattaatcaaCTAAGAGGCAGAGGGGTCGGCCCTATGTGCAAGTGGCCGACTCCCCCTGCCACTTTTCTTCTCTCTGCttgcttcttctttctttttttttcttcttttctttttttcttccgcTGCTTCCTCTGCAACTCTGACCTTCACGCAACCTTCACACCTCCACAACAACATCCCATCTCCTTTCACTCgtcctctctctgtctctcgaCTCTCTCTTTCACTCCCTCTCTCGGGTCTCCTCTAGAGCAGCAACAGCAACAGAGACAGCTACACATACCTTccatgcttcttcttcttcttcttcttgacaACAACTCTGATCTCCCTCTGatcattttctctttctctctcggcAGCCACACCCACTAGCCGCTCTCTCTACTCCTCTCTATTGTCCATCACCTGCAACAACACACAGACACACCTCTTCT
The sequence above is drawn from the Punica granatum isolate Tunisia-2019 chromosome 5, ASM765513v2, whole genome shotgun sequence genome and encodes:
- the LOC116209337 gene encoding VQ motif-containing protein 4 encodes the protein MEVSQSHHESASPTSLLPSPTSHSSTSSSSTTTTTTNTAPGNPNPNGPPNQNGHPQQCSPRPVTRSEPANPYPTTFVQADTSSFKQVVQMLTGSSKPDQPSPPTQQLQQQPPAKHHHHSIPPIKTIPKKSGSGSGFKLYERRNSLKSLKINPLGPFPGQLGSGASPRNPEILSPSILDFPALVLSPVTPLTHDPFARSPRPPYDSLAESPSLDPEAEEKAIREKGFFLHPSPASTPRDPEPRLLPLFPLSSPRVSGSSPSN